From a region of the Helianthus annuus cultivar XRQ/B chromosome 5, HanXRQr2.0-SUNRISE, whole genome shotgun sequence genome:
- the LOC110940343 gene encoding probable carboxylesterase 18, which yields MEAPTTSLSLPWKTRIFLYLFNTVTYAAIRPDGTVNRRLFNFFFFRIPPESKPINGVKTYDVVVDPTRHLWFRVFVPTEDAIEDVPLIFYFHGGGFAFLAPNVKQYDVVCRRMARKVAAVVVSVDYRLAPEYRYPVQHDDCFEVMKFLDVEENRLKWLPENVNVSRCFLAGDSAGGNIAHHLAQRSCEFNFQLLKVIGVVAIQPFFGGEERTNSEKEHDGNHLSLSRTDWYWNVFMPEGEGYNRDHSIINVSGPKAMDISKMDFPTTMVVVGGFDLLQDWQKRYYEWLKKSGKEAYMVEYPNMCHGFYAFPELPESEQLMSDVKDFVHMVLKKTTN from the exons ATGGAAGCTCCGACAACAAGTCTCTCGTTGCCCTGGAAAACACGAATATTCCTTTATCTATTTAACACCGTAACTTATGCAGCTATACGACCAGACGGCACCGTCAACCGCcgtcttttcaacttctttttctTCCGCATCCCACCGGAGTCCAAACCAATCAACGGCGTCAAGACATACGACGTCGTCGTGGACCCAACTCGCCACCTCTGGTTCCGAGTATTTGTCCCCACAGAAGACGCGATAGAAGATGTCCCGCTCATCTTTTACTTTCACGGTGGTGGGTTCGCTTTCTTGGCCCCCAACGTTAAGCAATACGACGTGGTGTGCCGCCGGATGGCGAGAAAGGTGGCTGCGGTTGTTGTTTCGGTTGATTATCGTCTTGCACCGGAGTACCGGTACCCTGTGCAACATGATGATTGCTTTGAGGTGATGAAGTTTCTTGATGTTGAAGAGAATAGGTTAAAATGGTTACCGGAGAATGTGAATGTTTCACGGTGTTTTCTTGCCGGTGATAGTGCTGGTGGAAATATAGCTCATCATCTTGCTCAAAGATCTTGTGAATTTAATTTCCAACTACTTAAGG TAATTGGCGTGGTGGCGATTCAACCATTTTTTGGCGGGGAGGAGCGAACAAATTCGGAAAAAGAACATGACGGAAACCACTTGTCGTTGAGTCGAACAGACTGGTATTGGAATGTGTTTATGCCGGAGGGTGAAGGCTACAACCGTGACCATTCGATCATCAACGTTAGCGGTCCAAAGGCGATGGACATATCAAAAATGGATTTTCCGACAACCATGGTGGTTGTGGGAGGGTTTGATCTTCTACAGGACTGGCAAAAAAGGTACTATGAGTGGTTGAAGAAGTCTGGCAAAGAAGCATATATGGTTGAGTACCCCAACATGTGCCACGGTTTCTATGCCTTCCCGGAATTACCGGAATCTGAACAACTTATGTCGGATGTCAAGGACTTCGTCCACATGGTCTTAAAGAAGACAACTAATTAA
- the LOC110940342 gene encoding uncharacterized protein LOC110940342, producing MFSILLIFAYLMADVAPWGHGGDGAGDPPIPPGGFRGTHETDAVPPKRVRGKAKNEKLRRLVKAGGPVSLTFDRQVTYTPVGKSRDMFSREAGLYMWRSIPFDKIGWDNVEQHYKDALMNHLRENFNIDEVERDYEAKNLTGGIRTVLMKRYSDRKYEAKKLFKSKGGYNDLESARAFHPKDMPYDNWLRTIEGFREAKYIKRSEANTLVREKQQFPYRGGDIFVR from the exons ATGTTTTCGATATTGTTGATATTCGCGTATCTGATGGCTGATGTGGCCCCCTGGGGACATGGGGGTGACGGCGCTGGTGATCCACCGATTCCTCCTGGTGGATTTCGTGGCACACATGAGACAGACG CGGTTCCCCCGAAGAGGGTTAGGGGGAAAGCAAAAAACGAGAAACTAAGGCGTCTGGTAAAAGCGGGGGGGCCTGTATCGCTTACGTTTGACAGGCAGGTGACGTATACCCCTGttg GTAAATCAAGGGATATGTTTTCACGGGAGGCCGGCCTGTATATGTGGCGGTCCATCCCCTTCGATAAAATTGGATGGGATAACGTTGAACAACATTACAAGGATGCCCTCATGAACCACTTACGG gaAAATTTCAATATTGATGAAGTGGAACGTGACTATGAGGCCAAAAACTTGACGGGTGGCATTAGGACTGTGCTTATGAAGCGGTACTCTGACCGCAAGTACGAGGCTAAAAAATTATTTAAGAGCAAGGGAGGTTACAATGATCTTGAGAGTGCACGGGCATTCCATCCCAAGGATATGCCCTATGATAACTGGTTGAGAACCATTGAAGGTTTCCGGGAAGCTAAATATATTAAAAGAAGCGAGGCCAACACACTAGTACGCGAGAAACAACAATTCCCATACCGTGGGGGGGACATCTTCGTACGGTAG
- the LOC110942942 gene encoding uncharacterized protein LOC110942942, producing MAEMKYHLRINKFWKEYTSWTYHRDTTPIAQVNGVAPQDGMVNVIEDIRGERMEEDTYLNQENSNGDSSGVVDDFEDLIKEAETELYPGCTKFSSIDFLAKLLNIKDTYHFQNEGVDRLLSLLRESMPEGNKIPPSYYVAKKTFKKIGLAYEMIDVCTNDCALFWKENESLQNCPVCNESRWVDKDTKGTKVARKVLRYFPLTPRLRRLYCSRHTAKDMIWHSTGRSEDGTMRHPVDGSAWQDFDKKYPNFAMEPRNVRLGLAADGFNPFNNGSGSSTHSTWPVILTTYNLPPWLCMRESTFMLTLLIPGPKSPGKDMDVFLRPLVDELKQLWQTGVRTKDAATNTYFTMKAALLWTINDFPARSSLSGWSGQGYMACPTCNQDTPSIRVTGKCAYVGHRRFLDANHPWRTSLDFNGRPETRDPPRQFSPADIEAQLGRLINRLPGKHPDFGGRRITRSDFELNWSKRSIFFDLEYWSSLQLKHNLDVMHIEKNVCDSLLGTLLMNDKSKDTPNARSDLEKLNIRPSQ from the coding sequence ATGGCAGAAATGAAATACCATTTGCGTATTAACAAATTTTGGAAGGAATACACTTCGTGGACCTATCACAGGGACACGACTCCAATTGCACAAGTAAACGGTGTTGCGCCACAAGACGGTATGGTAAACGTTATTGAAGACATTAGGGGGGAGCGTATGGAAGAAGATACATACCTTAACCAAGAGAACTCGAATGGAGATAGTAGCggtgttgttgatgattttgaAGACCTGATAAAGGAAGCTGAAACAGAATTATATCCTGGTTGTACTAAGTTTTCTTCTATCGACTTTTTAGCAAAACTTTTGAATATAAAGGATACGTACCATTTTCAAAATGAAGGAGTAGATCGACTCCTCTCGTTGTTGCGAGAGTCAATGCCAGAAGGCAACAAGATTCCCCCTTCGTATTATGTAGCTAAGAAGACATTTAAGAAGATTGGTTTGGCATATGAGATGATAGATGTGTGCACAAATGATTGTGCTCTCTTTTGGAAAGAAAACGAGTCCTTGCAAAATTGTCCCGTTTGTAATGAGAGTCGATGGGTCGATAAAGACACAAAAGGCACGAAGGTGGCTCGTAAGGTGTTACGATACTTTCCTTTGACGCCTAGACTACGACGTTTGTATTGTTCAAGGCACACAGCGAAAGATATGATATGGCATAGTACCGGACGATCGGAAGATGGGACTATGCGTCATCCAGTTGATGGATCTGCATGGCAAGACTTTGATAAAAAGTACCCAAACTTCGCGATGGAGCCACGAAATGTTCGCTTAGGGCTTGCAGCTGACGGTTTTAATCCCTTTAACAACGGTAGTGGATCCTCGACTCATAGCACGTGGCCGGTTATACTCACCACATATAATCTGCCTCCCTGGCTATGCATGCGAGAGTCCACATTCATGTTGACCTTGTTGATTCCTGGCCCTAAATCACCGGGGAAAGACATGGACGTTTTCCTTAGACCGTTAGTGGATGAGCTTAAGCAATTGTGGCAGACAGGTGTACGTACTAAAGACGCAGCAACAAACACATACTTCACAATGAAGGCGGCGTTGTTATGGACCATAAATGACTTTCCAGCCCGTAGTAGCCTATCAGGTTGGAGCGGACAAGGCTACATGGCATGCCCAACTTGTAACCAAGACACTCCTTCAATACGTGTAACTGGTAAATGTGCTTATGTTGGCCATCGCCGGTTCTTAGATGCCAACCATCCTTGGAGAACAAGTCTCGACTTTAACGGGAGACCCGAGACACGAGACCCTCCGAGACAGTTTAGCCCAGCTGACATAGAAGCTCAACTAGGTCGTTTAATTAATCGTCTACCAGGCAAGCATCCGGATTTTGGAGGTAGGAGGATAACCCGGTCAGATTTCGAGTTGAACTGGTCCAAAAGAAGCATATTTTTTGACCTTGAGTATTGGTCTTCTCTGCAGCTGAAACATAACTTAGATGTAATGCATATAGAGAAAAATGTGTGCGACAGCTTGCTCGGTACTCTTCTGATGAACGATAAGAGCAAAGACACGCCAAATGCGCGGTCTGACTTGGAAAAACTAAACATTCGGCCGTCACAATga
- the LOC110942943 gene encoding uncharacterized protein LOC110942943, protein MQRLIPIGVRGLLTKDTSTPIVDLCMFFKQLCSRTLSVDDMKKAKDDIVTILCKLEMIYPPAFFDIMVHLLVHLPDEAIAGGPVAFRWMYPFERYMKKLKNYVKNPARPEGCIAECYVFEEALTFCSMYLKDVQTKFNRPDRNDDVVVEKRKLWVFESKCRYVGARKEKYLSFIEKSKMEWFVLENCAEVREYMNEFKHTHPHDDLKTKFPGWFLHKVHSMKTQNSPEFHPELYALSICAKMTAYTYTACIVNGVRFKTLERDAKCATQNSGVEVVGENGVKFYGQLEEIIELRYTNDYSTVLFRCKWFDTQRGVNHDNNITSISTEHEWDKDDQLIFASQAKQVFFIQETSRNQKNKHRWVVENVNHRRIWDRPLSDDRVNKVQNVGKRLEDSDVVDNNSSSDYPLVIDLTQYFQIGSSHVTAGEPSIEVDPPTATVDEVFEVETDSDEVEAAYDEDDPDYVESD, encoded by the exons atgcaaCGTTTGATACCGATTGGGGTTAGAGGGCTTTTGACTAAAGATACATCTACACCAATAGTAGACCTTTGTATGTTCTTTAAGCAACTTTGCTCTAGAACACTATCGGTGGATGATATGAAGAAAGCAAAGGATGACATTGTTACCATCTTATGCAAGTTAGAGATGATCTATCCACCTGCGTTTTTTGACATTATGGTTCATTTACTTGTGCATTTACCTGATGAAGCGATTGCGGGAGGTCCAGTAGCTTTTAGATGGATGTATCCATTTGAAAGGTACATGAAAAAACTAAAGAACTATGTTAAAAACCCGGCAAGGCCTGAAGGTTGTATAGCTGAATGTTATGTGTTTGAAGAAGCTCTAACATTTTGTTCAATGTACCTTAAAGATGTTCAGACTAAGTTCAATCGCCCAGATAGAAACGATGATGTCGTAGTTGAAAAAAGAAAGTTATGGGTGTTTGAGTCAAAATGTCGTTATGTTGGCGCAAGAAAGGAGAAATATCTATCATTCATCGAAAAAAGCAAGATGGAATGGTTTGTCCTCGAAAACTGCGCAGAAGTTAGGGAGTACATGAA TGAATTCAAACATACACATCCCCATGATGATCTTAAAACCAAATTTCCGGGATGGTTTCTCCATAag GTCCATTCGATGAAAACACAAAATTCTCCAGAATTCCACCCGGAGTTGTATGCTCTTTCAATTTGTGCGAAAATGACTGCTTACACTTACACTGCTTGCATAGTCAACGGTGTTAGGTTTAAGACACTTGAACGTGATGCAAAATGCGCAACGCAAAACTCTGGGGTGGAAGTGGTTGGAGAGAACGGTGTGAAATTTTATGGCCAATTAGAAGAAATTATTGAGTTGCGTTATACAAATGATTATTCCACTGTCCTATTTCGGTGCAAGTGGTTTGATACTCAAAGGGGTGTAAACCATGACAATAATATCACCAGTATAAGCACTGAACATGAATGGGACAAAGACGATCAACTCATATTTGCTTCGCAAGCCAAACAAGTGTTCTTCATCCAAGAAACGTCtcgaaaccaaaaaaataaacatagGTGGGTAGTCGAAAATGTTAATCATCGAAGAATTTGGGATCGGCCATTAAGTGATGACCGCGTCAATAAGGTTCAAAATGTTGGCAAACGCTTAGAAGATAGTGACGTTGTTGACAACAACTCTTCATCTGACTATCCACTTGTCATTGACTTGACCCAATACTTTCAAATTGGATCTTCTCATGTTACTGCGGGTGAGCCTTCAATTGAAGTTGATCCCCCAACGGCCACCGTCGATGAAGTGTTTGAAGTCGAGACTGATTCTGATGAGGTCGAGGCTGCTTATGATGAGGATGATCCCGATTATGTGGAGTCTGACTAA